A stretch of the Vigna radiata var. radiata cultivar VC1973A chromosome 7, Vradiata_ver6, whole genome shotgun sequence genome encodes the following:
- the LOC106769097 gene encoding probable inactive receptor kinase At5g67200 isoform X1, with protein sequence MQRATAAFLPLLLHIINLATTCGGSTVSSDAVWLLSFKREADQDNRLLYTLNEPYDYCEWEGVKCAQGRVVRFVVQSMGLRGPFPPDTLTKLDQLRVMSLRNNSLYGPIPDLSSLTNLKSLFLDHNNFSGSFPPSLLLLHRILTLSLSHNNLSGSIPVRLTLLDRLIALRLDSNNFSGTLPPLNQTALKLLNVSNNNLTGPVPVTPTLSKLNAASFSGNPGLCGEIVHRECGSRSRFFGPATSTSTAPLSQSEQSQGILVVPASAQTKRHRKTGLVVVGFVVAVVLVSVFVVSVVSLVRRRQAAAGKAVVAVGGEVEAVVEEEEREVKVRRMEEAHRSGKLVFCCGELQQYTLEMLMRASAELLGRGSVGTTYKAVLDSRLIVTVKRLDGGKSGESDGVVFERHMEAVGRLRHPNLVPLRAYFQAKGERLVIYDYQPNGSIFNLVHGAACAGSRSARAKPLHWTSCLKIAEDVAHGLAYIHQVSTLIHGNLKSSNVLLGTGFEACITDYCLSFFADSSFTEDPDSAAYRAPEARNSSRRATSKSDVYAFGVLLLELLTGKHPSQQPFLAPADLQDWVRTMRDDDGSEDNRLEMLTEVASICSATSPEQRPAMWQVLKMIQGIKDSVSMEDNSFTGLS encoded by the exons ATGCAAAGGGCAACGGCAGCATTTCTCCCTCTGTTGCTACATATAATCAACCTCGCCACCACTTGCGGTGGCTCCACGGTGTCCTCCGACGCAGTGTGGTTGCTGTCGTTTAAACGGGAAGCGGACCAAGACAACAGGCTCCTCTACACTCTGAACGAGCCGTACGACTACTGCGAGTGGGAGGGCGTGAAGTGTGCACAAGGGAGAGTGGTCCGGTTCGTGGTCCAGTCCATGGGCCTGCGCGGCCCATTCCCTCCGGACACCCTGACGAAACTGGACCAGCTCCGCGTCATGAGCCTCCGCAACAACTCCCTCTACGGGCCCATCCCTGATCTCTCCTCTCTCACCAACCTCAAGTCCCTCTTCCTCGACCACAACAACTTCTCCGGTTCCTTCCCTCCTtctctcctcctcctccaccgcATCCTCACTCTATCCCTTTCTCACAACAATCTCTCCGGTTCGATCCCGGTTCGGCTCACTCTCCTCGACCGTCTCATTGCCCTCCGCCTCGACTCCAACAACTTCTCCGGCACGCTCCCTCCTCTCAATCAAACTGCTCTCAAACTGCTCAATGTCTCCAACAACAACCTGACCGGTCCTGTTCCCGTTACTCCGACCCTCTCTAAACTCAACGCCGCCTCCTTCTCGGGAAACCCTGGCCTATGCGGGGAGATTGTTCACCGAGAGTGTGGCTCGCGCTCCCGCTTTTTCGGCCCCGCCACGTCCACCTCCACGGCGCCGTTGAGTCAGAGCGAACAGTCTCAGGGTATTTTGGTTGTGCCTGCTTCCGCCCAAACAAAGCGTCATCGAAAGACTGGGCTGGTGGTTGTGGGCTTTGTTGTGGCTGTTGTTCTTGTGagtgtttttgttgtgtctgtGGTTTCGCTTGTGAGAAGGAGGCAGGCGGCGGCGGGGAAAGCGGTGGTTGCGGTGGGGGGTGAGGTGGAGGCGGttgtggaggaggaggagaggGAGGTGAAGGTGAGGAGGATGGAGGAGGCGCACAGGAGTGGGAAACTGGTGTTCTGCTGCGGGGAGCTGCAGCAGTATACGCTGGAGATGCTGATGCGGGCTTCGGCGGAGTTGCTGGGGAGGGGGAGCGTGGGGACGACGTACAAGGCGGTGCTGGATTCGCGGTTGATTGTGACGGTGAAGAGGTTGGATGGGGGGAAGAGTGGGGAGAGTGATGGAGTAGTGTTTGAGCGCCACATGGAGGCTGTGGGGAGGCTTCGCCACCCCAATTTGGTTCCTTTGAGGGCTTATTTTCAGGCCAAGGGAGAGAGGCTTGTCATATATGATTATCAGCCCAATGGCAGCATCTTCAACCTCGTTCACG GTGCTGCATGTGCAGGTTCAAGATCGGCGAGGGCGAAGCCTTTGCATTGGACATCATGCTTGAAAATAGCCGAAGATGTGGCACACGGACTTGCTTATATACATCAAgtttcaactctaattcatggCAACCTGAAATCTTCTAACGTTCTTCTTGGGACGGGTTTTGAAGCCTGTATTACGGACTATTGCTTGTCCTTCTTTGCAGATTCTTCGTTCACTGAAGATCCTGATTCTGCGGCTTATAGAGCACCCGAGGCTCGCAACTCTAGCCGCAGAGCCACATCCAAGTCTGATGTTTATGCTTTTGGAGTGCTTCTACTAGAGCTTTTGACCGGTAAACACCCTTCCCAACAACCTTTTCTTGCACCAGCGGATTTGCAAGATTGGGTGAGAACAATGAGGGACGATGATGGCAGTGAAGACAACCGGCTAGAGATGCTCACGGAGGTTGCCAGTATTTGCAGTGCAACCTCGCCGGAGCAGAGGCCAGCAATGTGGCAAGTCCTTAAGATGATACAGGGAATAAAGGACAGCGTTTCGATGGAGGATAATTCATTTACTGGGCTCTCTTAG
- the LOC106769097 gene encoding probable inactive receptor kinase At5g67200 isoform X2, producing MQRATAAFLPLLLHIINLATTCGGSTVSSDAVWLLSFKREADQDNRLLYTLNEPYDYCEWEGVKCAQGRVVRFVVQSMGLRGPFPPDTLTKLDQLRVMSLRNNSLYGPIPDLSSLTNLKSLFLDHNNFSGSFPPSLLLLHRILTLSLSHNNLSGSIPVRLTLLDRLIALRLDSNNFSGTLPPLNQTALKLLNVSNNNLTGPVPVTPTLSKLNAASFSGNPGLCGEIVHRECGSRSRFFGPATSTSTAPLSQSEQSQGILVVPASAQTKRHRKTGLVVVGFVVAVVLVSVFVVSVVSLVRRRQAAAGKAVVAVGGEVEAVVEEEEREVKVRRMEEAHRSGKLVFCCGELQQYTLEMLMRASAELLGRGSVGTTYKAVLDSRLIVTVKRLDGGKSGESDGVVFERHMEAVGRLRHPNLVPLRAYFQAKGERLVIYDYQPNGSIFNLVHGSRSARAKPLHWTSCLKIAEDVAHGLAYIHQVSTLIHGNLKSSNVLLGTGFEACITDYCLSFFADSSFTEDPDSAAYRAPEARNSSRRATSKSDVYAFGVLLLELLTGKHPSQQPFLAPADLQDWVRTMRDDDGSEDNRLEMLTEVASICSATSPEQRPAMWQVLKMIQGIKDSVSMEDNSFTGLS from the exons ATGCAAAGGGCAACGGCAGCATTTCTCCCTCTGTTGCTACATATAATCAACCTCGCCACCACTTGCGGTGGCTCCACGGTGTCCTCCGACGCAGTGTGGTTGCTGTCGTTTAAACGGGAAGCGGACCAAGACAACAGGCTCCTCTACACTCTGAACGAGCCGTACGACTACTGCGAGTGGGAGGGCGTGAAGTGTGCACAAGGGAGAGTGGTCCGGTTCGTGGTCCAGTCCATGGGCCTGCGCGGCCCATTCCCTCCGGACACCCTGACGAAACTGGACCAGCTCCGCGTCATGAGCCTCCGCAACAACTCCCTCTACGGGCCCATCCCTGATCTCTCCTCTCTCACCAACCTCAAGTCCCTCTTCCTCGACCACAACAACTTCTCCGGTTCCTTCCCTCCTtctctcctcctcctccaccgcATCCTCACTCTATCCCTTTCTCACAACAATCTCTCCGGTTCGATCCCGGTTCGGCTCACTCTCCTCGACCGTCTCATTGCCCTCCGCCTCGACTCCAACAACTTCTCCGGCACGCTCCCTCCTCTCAATCAAACTGCTCTCAAACTGCTCAATGTCTCCAACAACAACCTGACCGGTCCTGTTCCCGTTACTCCGACCCTCTCTAAACTCAACGCCGCCTCCTTCTCGGGAAACCCTGGCCTATGCGGGGAGATTGTTCACCGAGAGTGTGGCTCGCGCTCCCGCTTTTTCGGCCCCGCCACGTCCACCTCCACGGCGCCGTTGAGTCAGAGCGAACAGTCTCAGGGTATTTTGGTTGTGCCTGCTTCCGCCCAAACAAAGCGTCATCGAAAGACTGGGCTGGTGGTTGTGGGCTTTGTTGTGGCTGTTGTTCTTGTGagtgtttttgttgtgtctgtGGTTTCGCTTGTGAGAAGGAGGCAGGCGGCGGCGGGGAAAGCGGTGGTTGCGGTGGGGGGTGAGGTGGAGGCGGttgtggaggaggaggagaggGAGGTGAAGGTGAGGAGGATGGAGGAGGCGCACAGGAGTGGGAAACTGGTGTTCTGCTGCGGGGAGCTGCAGCAGTATACGCTGGAGATGCTGATGCGGGCTTCGGCGGAGTTGCTGGGGAGGGGGAGCGTGGGGACGACGTACAAGGCGGTGCTGGATTCGCGGTTGATTGTGACGGTGAAGAGGTTGGATGGGGGGAAGAGTGGGGAGAGTGATGGAGTAGTGTTTGAGCGCCACATGGAGGCTGTGGGGAGGCTTCGCCACCCCAATTTGGTTCCTTTGAGGGCTTATTTTCAGGCCAAGGGAGAGAGGCTTGTCATATATGATTATCAGCCCAATGGCAGCATCTTCAACCTCGTTCACG GTTCAAGATCGGCGAGGGCGAAGCCTTTGCATTGGACATCATGCTTGAAAATAGCCGAAGATGTGGCACACGGACTTGCTTATATACATCAAgtttcaactctaattcatggCAACCTGAAATCTTCTAACGTTCTTCTTGGGACGGGTTTTGAAGCCTGTATTACGGACTATTGCTTGTCCTTCTTTGCAGATTCTTCGTTCACTGAAGATCCTGATTCTGCGGCTTATAGAGCACCCGAGGCTCGCAACTCTAGCCGCAGAGCCACATCCAAGTCTGATGTTTATGCTTTTGGAGTGCTTCTACTAGAGCTTTTGACCGGTAAACACCCTTCCCAACAACCTTTTCTTGCACCAGCGGATTTGCAAGATTGGGTGAGAACAATGAGGGACGATGATGGCAGTGAAGACAACCGGCTAGAGATGCTCACGGAGGTTGCCAGTATTTGCAGTGCAACCTCGCCGGAGCAGAGGCCAGCAATGTGGCAAGTCCTTAAGATGATACAGGGAATAAAGGACAGCGTTTCGATGGAGGATAATTCATTTACTGGGCTCTCTTAG